A region from the Desulfocurvibacter africanus subsp. africanus DSM 2603 genome encodes:
- a CDS encoding response regulator → MKPSIPWRILVTDRNPRVRRLLCRELEREGFRVLSASGWSEIARAVGNGVDCVVMDLNLPSQAGQDGAALLEQLKRNAPYVPVVVHAFSSEEALEAGTLRLASAVVEKSGSTEDLKAAVRRVLAHGSGRRKA, encoded by the coding sequence GTGAAGCCGAGCATCCCATGGCGCATCCTTGTCACAGACCGCAATCCCCGCGTCCGGCGGCTCTTGTGCCGCGAGTTGGAACGCGAGGGCTTCCGGGTCCTGTCAGCTTCGGGCTGGAGCGAAATAGCCCGGGCCGTGGGCAACGGAGTGGACTGCGTGGTCATGGATCTGAACCTGCCCTCTCAGGCCGGCCAGGATGGGGCCGCGCTCCTGGAACAGCTCAAGCGCAACGCCCCTTACGTGCCCGTGGTGGTGCACGCTTTCTCGTCCGAGGAAGCCCTGGAAGCAGGCACCCTGCGGCTGGCCTCGGCCGTGGTGGAAAAAAGCGGCAGTACCGAGGACCTCAAGGCCGCGGTGCGCAGAGTGCTTGCCCATGGCAGTGGCAGGAGGAAGGCATGA
- a CDS encoding response regulator — translation MSDTARMPENGLRIMLVDDESPFIDALAKRLTRRGIKVSRALSGDEALERLAAGESPEVVVLDVKMPGMDGMQALELIKHRHPLVEVIMLTGHATVESAIQGMKLGAFDYLMKPCDLDELIRKANEAGAMRR, via the coding sequence ATGAGCGACACGGCCCGTATGCCCGAAAACGGTCTCAGGATCATGCTCGTGGACGACGAATCCCCTTTCATTGATGCCCTGGCCAAGCGTCTCACGCGTCGCGGCATCAAGGTCAGCAGAGCCTTGAGCGGGGACGAGGCCCTGGAGCGCCTGGCTGCGGGCGAAAGCCCGGAGGTGGTCGTCCTGGATGTAAAGATGCCGGGCATGGACGGCATGCAGGCCCTGGAACTCATCAAGCATCGCCATCCGCTGGTGGAGGTCATCATGCTCACGGGGCATGCCACTGTGGAAAGCGCCATTCAAGGCATGAAACTCGGCGCTTTCGATTACCTCATGAAGCCCTGCGATCTGGACGAACTCATCCGCAAGGCCAACGAGGCTGGAGCGATGCGCAGATGA
- a CDS encoding sulfite exporter TauE/SafE family protein produces the protein MKALRTLNAVLLEGARAHARWEIENARIITGSKKRLFILAILTIPAVLLSVAFATDSLPDMVGGKHAYMPAFYDGTTFAVSIVIGLCAGLITGCIGAGGGFIITPALMSAGIKGILAVGTDLFHIFAKAIMGTAVHKKLGNVSVALAIWFLVGSGVGVTGGGLINRALYEFNPILSDAFISVVYVVLLGFLGFYSLFDFLKLRKSGEDVGAHHGASKHGTEAASGKKGLPATLQASKIPPYITFDEDLVPGGKRIPALYVAICGAIVGFMAAIMGVGGGFLTFPIFVYVLGVSSFTTVGTDILQIIFTAGYASITQYAIYGFIFYTLAMGMLIGSLLGIQLGALTTKVVKGIYIRGFYATAILAGFINRLFALPGTLTDMEYIHLSKGTVSMLKMVGNWSFFLVVAIFGFFVISKFFGNLKTLRQGA, from the coding sequence ATGAAAGCACTGAGGACACTGAACGCGGTCCTGCTCGAAGGAGCCAGGGCTCATGCCCGCTGGGAGATCGAAAACGCAAGGATCATCACGGGCAGCAAGAAGCGCCTTTTCATCCTGGCCATTCTGACCATTCCGGCCGTGCTTCTGTCCGTAGCCTTCGCCACGGACAGCCTGCCGGATATGGTCGGCGGCAAGCATGCCTACATGCCGGCTTTCTATGACGGCACGACCTTTGCCGTGTCCATTGTTATCGGCCTGTGCGCCGGCCTCATCACCGGCTGTATCGGAGCCGGCGGCGGATTCATCATCACTCCGGCGCTCATGAGCGCTGGCATCAAGGGAATCCTGGCCGTGGGCACGGACTTGTTCCACATCTTCGCCAAGGCCATCATGGGCACGGCCGTGCACAAGAAACTCGGCAACGTCTCCGTGGCCTTGGCCATCTGGTTCCTGGTGGGTTCTGGTGTGGGCGTCACGGGCGGCGGCCTCATCAACCGCGCCTTGTACGAGTTCAACCCTATTCTTTCCGATGCCTTCATCAGCGTGGTCTACGTCGTGCTGCTGGGCTTCCTGGGCTTCTATTCCCTGTTCGACTTCCTCAAGCTGCGCAAGAGCGGAGAGGATGTCGGCGCACACCACGGCGCCAGCAAGCACGGCACAGAGGCCGCGTCCGGCAAGAAAGGCCTGCCCGCGACGCTGCAGGCCTCCAAGATCCCGCCTTACATCACCTTCGATGAGGACCTGGTTCCCGGCGGCAAGCGGATTCCGGCCCTGTACGTGGCCATCTGCGGCGCCATCGTGGGCTTCATGGCCGCCATCATGGGCGTGGGCGGCGGTTTCCTGACCTTCCCCATATTCGTGTACGTGCTCGGCGTGTCCTCCTTCACCACCGTGGGCACGGACATCCTGCAGATCATCTTCACCGCCGGCTATGCCTCCATCACGCAGTACGCAATTTACGGCTTCATCTTCTACACCCTGGCCATGGGCATGCTCATCGGCTCGCTGCTTGGCATCCAGCTCGGCGCGCTGACCACCAAGGTGGTCAAGGGCATCTACATCCGCGGGTTCTACGCCACGGCCATCCTGGCCGGCTTCATCAACCGCCTGTTCGCCCTTCCCGGCACGCTCACGGACATGGAATACATCCACCTGTCCAAGGGCACGGTGTCGATGCTCAAGATGGTGGGCAACTGGAGCTTCTTCCTGGTGGTGGCCATCTTCGGATTCTTCGTCATCAGCAAGTTCTTCGGCAACCTCAAGACCCTCAGACAGGGCGCCTAA